Proteins encoded within one genomic window of Amorphoplanes friuliensis DSM 7358:
- a CDS encoding alpha/beta fold hydrolase, protein MSTYLLVHGAWHSGRAWDRVVPLLTAAGHRVLAPSLTGYGDKAHLLGPEVGLDTHTDDVVALILAEDLTDVVLVGHSYAGMVISAVADRLPDRVAHLVYLDAMVPADGENAADVMPVTQVLIDLAAQSGTPWRIPPLPELPPPAGLFGVTDPADVAWLRTMLSDHPVRCLQQRVSLTDPAAATIPRTHIHCVGFEPEGFERRPVPGAEVWELTSGHDCMVTVPAELTELLLKLS, encoded by the coding sequence ATGAGCACATACCTGCTGGTACACGGTGCCTGGCACAGCGGACGGGCGTGGGACCGGGTGGTCCCGCTGCTGACCGCGGCCGGCCACCGCGTGCTCGCACCGTCCCTGACCGGCTACGGCGACAAGGCCCACCTGCTCGGCCCCGAGGTCGGGCTCGACACCCACACCGACGACGTGGTCGCACTGATCCTCGCGGAAGACCTCACCGACGTCGTGCTGGTGGGCCACAGTTACGCCGGGATGGTCATCTCGGCGGTGGCCGACCGGCTCCCGGACCGCGTCGCCCACCTGGTCTACCTCGACGCGATGGTCCCGGCCGACGGCGAGAACGCGGCCGACGTCATGCCGGTGACCCAGGTCCTCATCGACCTCGCCGCACAGTCCGGCACCCCCTGGCGCATTCCGCCGCTGCCGGAGCTGCCGCCGCCCGCCGGCCTCTTCGGCGTCACCGATCCGGCCGACGTCGCCTGGCTGCGCACGATGCTGTCCGACCACCCGGTGCGCTGCCTGCAACAGCGGGTCAGCCTGACCGACCCGGCTGCGGCCACGATTCCGCGTACGCACATCCACTGCGTCGGCTTCGAACCCGAGGGCTTCGAACGGCGGCCGGTTCCCGGTGCCGAGGTGTGGGAGCTGACCAGCGGTCACGACTGCATGGTCACCGTCCCGGCCGAGCTCACCGAGCTCCTGCTCAAGCTGAGCTGA
- a CDS encoding S8 family serine peptidase, producing the protein MADSTKRVVMSAVSAALAVLPLGVVATPASAAPPRPLARNWASWLGSTSTESATTLRQVRTVIGADTTATAALTGRGVGVALIDTGVAPVPGLPAGRIVNGPDLSMESQAPQLRYLDTFGHGTHMAGIIVGNDAATGTVGLAPDVKLTSIKVGTATGTVDVSQVIAAVDWVVAHRNDDTANPIKVINLSYGSGGTPNTWNDSLGFAVEKAWQAGIVVVAAAGNDGNGAGVLANPASDEWIITVGATATKGTATTYDDELTTFTNLPKAGKQINVLAPGTSILSLRDNGSSVDLANPSARVGDTLFRGSGTSQAAAVTSAAVALLLQAKPWATPDQIKEWLIRSATYLPYGTAAALGLKEINVNAALARSGSAVQAQSWNRSSGAGTLDNARGDSRVMFDNVPLSGQRSVWGPLATSGWAAKSAAGAAWAGGVWMGYRLAGDGWTGTSWASRTWSPAVWSNSAPWTGASTTWADPSWSGRSWSGRSWSAGAWSGRSWSSDDWSSASWS; encoded by the coding sequence ATGGCCGACAGCACGAAGCGCGTTGTCATGTCAGCTGTTTCCGCCGCCCTGGCGGTGCTGCCGCTCGGCGTGGTGGCGACCCCCGCCTCGGCAGCCCCGCCACGCCCCCTGGCGCGCAACTGGGCGAGCTGGCTCGGCTCGACGAGCACGGAGAGTGCGACGACGCTGCGCCAGGTGCGTACCGTCATCGGCGCCGACACCACCGCGACGGCTGCGCTGACCGGCCGGGGAGTCGGTGTGGCCCTGATCGACACCGGTGTCGCGCCGGTGCCCGGTCTGCCGGCCGGCCGGATCGTGAACGGCCCCGACCTGTCGATGGAGTCGCAGGCCCCCCAGCTGCGCTACCTCGACACTTTCGGGCACGGCACCCACATGGCCGGCATCATCGTCGGCAACGACGCCGCCACCGGCACCGTCGGTCTGGCCCCCGACGTCAAGCTGACCTCGATCAAGGTCGGCACGGCCACCGGAACGGTCGACGTCTCGCAGGTCATCGCCGCGGTCGACTGGGTGGTCGCGCACCGCAACGACGACACCGCCAACCCCATCAAGGTCATCAACCTCTCGTACGGCTCCGGTGGCACCCCGAACACCTGGAACGACTCCCTCGGTTTTGCCGTCGAGAAGGCGTGGCAGGCCGGGATCGTCGTGGTCGCCGCGGCGGGCAACGACGGCAACGGCGCCGGAGTGCTGGCCAACCCCGCCTCCGACGAGTGGATCATCACTGTGGGCGCCACGGCGACCAAGGGAACCGCCACGACCTACGACGACGAGCTGACCACCTTCACCAACCTTCCGAAGGCCGGCAAGCAGATCAACGTCCTCGCCCCCGGTACGTCGATCCTGTCCCTGCGCGACAACGGCTCGTCGGTCGACCTGGCCAACCCGTCGGCCCGGGTGGGCGACACGCTGTTCCGGGGCAGCGGCACCTCGCAGGCCGCCGCGGTGACCTCCGCCGCCGTCGCCCTGCTGCTGCAGGCGAAGCCGTGGGCCACCCCCGACCAGATCAAGGAATGGCTGATCAGGAGCGCGACTTACCTCCCGTACGGAACGGCAGCCGCGCTCGGTCTCAAGGAGATCAACGTGAACGCCGCACTGGCCCGCAGCGGCTCCGCCGTTCAGGCGCAGAGCTGGAACAGGTCGAGCGGCGCAGGCACGCTGGACAACGCCCGCGGTGACAGTCGTGTGATGTTCGACAACGTGCCGCTCTCGGGCCAGCGTTCCGTGTGGGGGCCGTTGGCGACCAGCGGCTGGGCCGCGAAGTCCGCCGCGGGTGCCGCCTGGGCCGGCGGGGTCTGGATGGGTTACCGACTGGCGGGCGACGGCTGGACAGGCACCTCTTGGGCCTCCCGTACCTGGTCACCGGCGGTCTGGTCCAACAGTGCACCGTGGACGGGCGCCTCGACGACCTGGGCCGACCCGTCGTGGTCCGGACGCTCGTGGTCCGGGCGCTCGTGGTCGGCCGGCGCCTGGTCGGGCCGCTCCTGGTCCAGCGACGACTGGTCCTCCGCCTCCTGGAGCTGA
- a CDS encoding FG-GAP repeat domain-containing protein produces the protein MRSPALPRVLVAVTLAAGSGFLAAPARAEGPLVPAAPALQNAPIRHAPCVAGGPTRADKKTADRVRSSLNGRRLGRSVSAQSISCARAIVRNVQASGLGWRAAVIAVTTAITESTLHNYVVAVDHDSLGLFQQRPSSGWGRPGQLVDPGYATRAFLNAMIRKHPSAGWTTGDIGQICQRVQGSAYPEAYAPEVHDAQLIVAELWTRAAAPDPTGTAAAPAVVDKPKTPKKPKGPFQNPLVTTVTGMGSTDARSDMVTADWNANGTTDLAVVQRNGTGSGQTELFIFEGAPTFQRHFQRLLLHTATVLGPTDERHSFSLADWNGDGRLDLFVVQKSGTASGRTELRIVDGASSFRSYLLEVSTGFGPGDDRHAFSVADWNADGKQDLVMIQKSGNTNGRTDIRVLDGASNFQRYLVDTPTALGPTDDRHEVSVTDWNADRRLDLVVVQKSGTASRKTEVRVLDGASTFRRTLVKATTAQGPADDRHELLVTDWNRDGRPDLMVVQKADTVSGWTEARVLAG, from the coding sequence GTGAGAAGTCCTGCTCTGCCCCGGGTGCTGGTCGCTGTGACACTCGCTGCCGGATCGGGCTTCCTGGCTGCACCGGCCCGCGCCGAGGGACCGCTGGTCCCGGCCGCGCCCGCGCTGCAGAACGCCCCGATCCGGCACGCCCCGTGTGTGGCCGGCGGGCCGACACGGGCCGACAAGAAGACCGCCGACCGTGTGCGGTCGTCCCTGAACGGCCGGCGGCTCGGCCGATCGGTGTCCGCGCAGAGCATCTCGTGCGCCCGGGCGATCGTGCGCAACGTCCAGGCCAGCGGGCTCGGGTGGCGGGCCGCGGTGATCGCCGTGACCACGGCGATCACCGAGAGCACACTCCACAACTACGTCGTCGCCGTCGACCACGACAGCCTCGGCCTCTTCCAGCAGCGCCCGTCGTCGGGCTGGGGGCGTCCCGGTCAGCTCGTCGATCCGGGTTATGCCACCCGCGCTTTCCTCAACGCGATGATCCGCAAGCACCCCTCGGCCGGCTGGACGACCGGTGACATCGGACAGATCTGCCAGCGCGTGCAGGGGTCGGCCTACCCGGAGGCGTATGCCCCCGAGGTCCACGACGCGCAGCTCATCGTCGCGGAGCTGTGGACGCGCGCTGCCGCCCCGGACCCGACCGGGACTGCGGCCGCGCCGGCCGTCGTCGACAAACCGAAGACGCCCAAGAAGCCCAAGGGGCCCTTCCAGAATCCCCTCGTCACGACCGTGACCGGCATGGGCTCGACGGACGCCCGCAGCGACATGGTGACGGCCGACTGGAATGCCAACGGCACCACCGACCTGGCCGTGGTGCAGCGCAACGGCACCGGCAGCGGCCAGACGGAGCTGTTCATCTTCGAAGGCGCACCGACCTTCCAGCGGCACTTCCAGCGGCTCCTGCTGCACACGGCCACCGTGCTCGGCCCGACGGACGAGCGTCACTCGTTCTCCCTGGCCGACTGGAACGGCGATGGTCGCCTGGATCTCTTCGTCGTGCAGAAGTCCGGCACCGCCAGCGGGCGCACGGAGCTCCGGATCGTCGACGGCGCGTCGAGCTTCCGCAGTTACCTGCTGGAGGTCAGCACCGGTTTCGGCCCCGGCGACGACCGGCACGCGTTCTCCGTGGCCGACTGGAACGCCGACGGCAAGCAGGACCTCGTGATGATCCAGAAGTCCGGCAACACCAACGGCCGCACCGACATCCGTGTCCTCGACGGCGCCTCGAATTTCCAGCGCTACCTCGTCGACACCCCCACCGCGCTCGGTCCCACGGACGACCGCCACGAGGTGTCCGTGACCGACTGGAACGCCGACCGCCGCCTCGATCTGGTGGTGGTGCAAAAGTCCGGCACGGCCAGCCGCAAGACGGAGGTGCGGGTCCTGGACGGCGCGTCGACCTTCCGCCGCACCCTGGTCAAGGCCACCACGGCGCAGGGCCCGGCGGACGACCGCCACGAGCTCCTCGTCACCGACTGGAACCGTGACGGCCGCCCGGATCTGATGGTCGTGCAAAAGGCGGACACCGTCAGCGGCTGGACCGAGGCGCGGGTGCTCGCCGGCTGA
- a CDS encoding anti-sigma factor — protein MSDEEVVDLFDRAVATVPPALLPAPHAAIRRRVRRRRAAGWGAVTAAVLVIVGGFAVARQDPAPVSPQPAASQAPVVGVPWLGARIDRTGKRITVYAAPLRGKCVELEPAPDELVSAEDKVTMSLDGAYTDCADDTQVTARTFELPQAVGTRFLKDGRSPYGQPFVFSDTDLPDLAAGGWSEQSPVWLGSGDATIAFRFTRAGGPDLRVLASRWQPEPDGTVEKPDHSLEVKGGRIDVYDHAGSMTAGWWSSNTEAVRFTLEVPGTTIGKSEFDALLRGMTWA, from the coding sequence ATGAGTGACGAGGAGGTCGTGGACCTGTTCGACCGGGCGGTGGCCACGGTTCCGCCGGCCCTGCTGCCGGCACCGCATGCTGCGATCCGGCGCCGGGTGCGTCGCCGCCGGGCAGCCGGGTGGGGGGCCGTGACGGCCGCCGTACTGGTGATCGTCGGTGGATTTGCGGTCGCGCGACAGGATCCGGCGCCTGTGTCTCCCCAACCGGCCGCTTCCCAGGCGCCGGTGGTGGGTGTGCCATGGCTCGGCGCGCGGATCGACCGGACCGGCAAACGGATCACCGTGTACGCGGCACCGCTGCGCGGCAAGTGTGTCGAGCTCGAACCCGCCCCTGACGAGCTGGTGTCCGCCGAGGACAAGGTCACGATGTCCTTGGACGGCGCGTACACGGACTGTGCCGATGACACACAGGTGACGGCACGGACGTTCGAGCTGCCGCAGGCGGTCGGTACGCGGTTCTTGAAGGACGGGCGCAGTCCGTACGGGCAACCGTTCGTCTTCTCCGACACGGACCTGCCTGATCTTGCGGCCGGGGGGTGGAGCGAGCAGTCGCCGGTGTGGCTCGGCTCCGGCGACGCCACCATCGCGTTCCGGTTCACCCGGGCCGGCGGTCCGGACCTGCGGGTGCTGGCGTCCCGCTGGCAGCCGGAGCCCGACGGCACGGTCGAGAAGCCTGATCATTCCCTGGAGGTGAAAGGTGGCCGGATCGACGTGTACGACCATGCCGGCAGCATGACCGCCGGCTGGTGGTCCTCCAACACCGAGGCCGTGCGCTTCACGCTGGAGGTGCCCGGCACCACGATCGGGAAATCCGAGTTCGACGCGTTGCTGCGTGGTATGACCTGGGCGTGA
- a CDS encoding HAMP domain-containing sensor histidine kinase, with product MSGGAAGRGLRRLTRWWRRQSLRTRLTVIAATAIGVSVFVSFQVASELLDRKLRDTAAEQLRADSRVLAANAERAGLAQVELPPYPGSGRLVRVILPDGSIRTPAGQPALPPVSGGAGRVAQGASSDLLESTDWNDGYRVYTLRAGGGAVQVADLADDSPVNEFGFGMLLIGLFCVVGGGLVGRTVARTGLAPIDRLTAAAVRVAHTRDLDADIPDEGGGEIRRLIQAINDMLAALRDSRRSQRLLAEDAAHELKTPLTSLRLNVELLIRLDRRGTLDSALPAESRTRLLHDLGAQLAELSTLAAELTDLARGDVSDESTELIDLADVVVAAATRARSRVPDIEVALDVTSVWVSGRPAALQRAVLNLVDNAGKWSPADQPIQVRLRAEGASAVLEVDDAGPGIDAADVPRVFDRFYRADSARALPGSGLGLSIVQRVVDAHGGRAAVARSARGGALLRVDLPAAAPADR from the coding sequence GTGAGCGGGGGCGCCGCCGGACGGGGCTTGCGCCGGCTGACCCGGTGGTGGCGCCGGCAATCCCTGCGGACCAGGCTGACGGTGATCGCGGCGACGGCCATCGGGGTCAGTGTGTTCGTGTCCTTCCAGGTGGCCAGCGAGCTGCTGGACCGAAAGCTGCGGGACACCGCCGCGGAGCAGCTACGCGCCGATTCCCGCGTGCTGGCGGCGAATGCCGAGCGCGCCGGTCTGGCGCAGGTCGAGCTACCGCCGTATCCCGGGTCCGGCCGGCTGGTGCGGGTCATCCTGCCCGACGGGTCGATCCGGACGCCGGCCGGGCAACCCGCACTGCCCCCGGTCAGCGGGGGCGCCGGGCGCGTGGCGCAGGGCGCATCGAGCGACCTGCTGGAGTCGACCGACTGGAACGACGGCTACCGCGTTTACACGCTGCGGGCGGGCGGCGGCGCGGTCCAGGTGGCCGACCTCGCCGACGACAGCCCGGTCAACGAGTTCGGGTTCGGGATGCTGCTGATCGGGCTGTTCTGCGTGGTCGGCGGCGGCCTTGTCGGGCGTACCGTGGCGCGGACCGGGCTGGCACCGATCGACCGGCTGACCGCCGCCGCGGTACGTGTTGCGCACACCCGGGATCTCGACGCCGACATCCCGGACGAGGGCGGCGGGGAGATCCGGCGGCTGATCCAGGCGATCAACGACATGCTCGCCGCGCTCCGGGACTCCCGCCGGTCCCAGCGGCTGCTCGCCGAGGACGCCGCCCACGAGCTGAAGACCCCGCTCACCAGCCTGCGCCTCAACGTCGAGCTGCTGATCCGGCTCGATCGGCGCGGCACCCTGGACAGCGCACTGCCGGCGGAGAGCCGGACCCGGCTGCTCCACGATCTCGGTGCCCAGTTGGCCGAGTTGAGCACCCTGGCCGCCGAGCTGACCGACCTGGCGCGCGGTGACGTCAGCGACGAGAGCACCGAGCTGATCGACCTCGCCGACGTGGTGGTGGCCGCCGCGACCCGGGCGCGTTCCCGCGTGCCCGACATCGAGGTCGCGCTCGACGTGACCTCCGTGTGGGTGAGCGGGCGTCCCGCGGCGCTCCAGCGGGCGGTGCTCAACCTCGTCGACAACGCCGGCAAGTGGTCCCCCGCGGACCAGCCGATCCAGGTCCGGCTCCGGGCCGAGGGCGCGTCGGCGGTGCTCGAGGTCGACGACGCCGGGCCGGGCATCGACGCCGCCGACGTACCGCGGGTGTTCGACCGGTTCTACCGGGCCGACAGCGCCCGGGCGTTGCCGGGATCCGGTCTGGGGCTGTCGATCGTGCAGCGGGTCGTCGACGCCCACGGCGGCCGGGCCGCTGTCGCCCGCTCCGCACGCGGCGGCGCGCTGCTTCGGGTCGACCTTCCGGCTGCGGCCCCGGCCGACCGCTGA
- a CDS encoding winged helix-turn-helix transcriptional regulator, whose product MAARGGCKAVVADKWSMRVVSDLGAGPRRFTDLKRGLEGISQRMLTVTLRSLERDGIVTRTVLQVMPPNVTYELTPMGTAMLEAATPLLRWSTDYLPRITEARADYDARPGD is encoded by the coding sequence ATGGCTGCACGCGGGGGCTGCAAAGCCGTCGTCGCGGACAAGTGGTCGATGCGGGTCGTCTCCGACCTCGGTGCCGGGCCTCGCCGCTTCACCGACCTCAAGCGCGGCCTGGAGGGCATCAGCCAGCGGATGCTCACGGTCACGCTGCGCAGCCTGGAACGCGACGGCATCGTGACCCGGACGGTGCTGCAGGTCATGCCGCCCAACGTCACCTACGAGCTGACCCCGATGGGCACCGCGATGCTGGAGGCCGCGACGCCGCTGCTGCGGTGGAGCACCGACTATCTGCCCCGGATCACCGAGGCCCGCGCCGATTACGACGCACGCCCCGGCGACTGA
- a CDS encoding SigE family RNA polymerase sigma factor, whose protein sequence is MEDFEAYVSAAWPRLLRSAWLLTHDWHRAEDLVQAVLARGYSRWPRIREGTPDAYFRAMLATTYLSWWRRRWRGELPTEHLPEQAAGGGELDGVELRHLLAGALSRLPRQQRAVLMLRFHGDFSEADTAQVLGLRPGTVKSHTSRALTALRRDPQLRALLSEGVDR, encoded by the coding sequence GTGGAGGATTTCGAGGCGTACGTCAGTGCGGCGTGGCCGCGCTTGCTGCGGTCCGCGTGGTTGCTCACGCATGACTGGCACCGCGCGGAGGACCTGGTTCAGGCGGTGCTGGCCCGCGGGTACAGCCGCTGGCCGCGGATCAGGGAGGGCACGCCCGACGCGTATTTTCGCGCGATGCTCGCCACCACGTACCTGAGCTGGTGGCGGAGGCGGTGGCGGGGGGAGCTGCCCACGGAGCACCTGCCGGAACAGGCGGCGGGTGGGGGTGAGCTCGACGGGGTCGAGCTGCGCCACCTGCTCGCCGGTGCCCTCTCGCGACTGCCGCGGCAGCAGCGGGCGGTGCTGATGCTGCGGTTCCACGGGGACTTCAGCGAGGCCGACACGGCCCAGGTCCTGGGTCTGCGGCCCGGCACCGTGAAGTCACACACATCGCGCGCCCTGACGGCGTTGCGCCGCGACCCGCAGTTGCGGGCACTGTTGAGCGAGGGAGTGGATCGATGA
- a CDS encoding response regulator transcription factor, whose protein sequence is MIADDEVAIRESLERVLQVEGYDTSTVANGLAVLDGVGGAGGDTLDLLILDVMMPRLGGLETCRRLRAAGQDLPVLMLTARDQVSDRVAGLDAGADDYLPKPFATEELLARVRALLRRRAPGDGESQILSFADVRLDPDRFEAWRGARPLRLTRTEFSLLQVLVRNATRVLTRDALFEAIWGFDMSATANNLQVYVSYLRRKMEAEGEPRLIYTLRGLGYTLRETPP, encoded by the coding sequence ATGATCGCGGATGACGAGGTGGCCATCCGTGAGTCGCTGGAGCGGGTGCTGCAGGTCGAGGGTTACGACACCAGCACCGTCGCCAACGGTCTCGCTGTGCTCGACGGGGTCGGTGGGGCCGGCGGTGACACGCTGGATCTGCTGATCCTCGACGTGATGATGCCGCGCCTCGGCGGGTTGGAGACCTGCCGGCGGTTGCGGGCTGCGGGCCAGGATCTGCCGGTGCTGATGCTGACCGCCCGTGACCAGGTCTCCGACCGGGTCGCGGGCCTGGACGCGGGCGCCGACGACTATCTGCCCAAGCCGTTCGCCACCGAGGAGTTGCTGGCCCGGGTGCGGGCCCTGCTGCGCCGCCGCGCGCCCGGTGATGGGGAGTCGCAAATTCTGTCGTTCGCCGACGTCCGGCTCGATCCCGACAGGTTCGAGGCTTGGCGTGGCGCACGGCCGTTGCGACTGACCCGTACCGAGTTCTCCCTGCTGCAGGTTCTCGTTCGCAACGCGACCCGGGTCTTGACCCGCGATGCGCTGTTCGAGGCGATCTGGGGCTTCGACATGAGCGCCACCGCCAACAACCTTCAGGTGTACGTGAGCTACCTGCGCCGCAAGATGGAGGCCGAGGGTGAGCCGCGATTGATCTACACGCTGCGCGGCCTGGGATACACGTTGCGGGAGACTCCTCCGTGA
- a CDS encoding L,D-transpeptidase, whose product MIQRRKVIIGAVGIAAAATAAGCSTSDKGKAGGAPTGWVEPAANIEAAAAPVKVSVTPANGDTGVLPLKPIVVGVADGKLQSVTVTAGKSKIDGSVQDDGTWRSTENLAYGKKYKVSVTATDSAGAATTEDSTFTTLKPENIARVTFQANGMLALKEGRTYGAGQPVIVAFSRAVNKNAAEKAIEITTSPAVKGKFFWKDDKTVHWRPAKYWAAGTTVKVKVDMFGVKLGKTTYGSKNVSTSFKVGRQLIAVSDNRTHLTKVYINGKLVRTMKSSLGKGGGTTGANGERISYWTAGGPHVVLGKKRKHTMSSASYGVTDPKDPNYYVSENIEFCTRISYSGEYLHAAPWNASLGRANLSHGCINLSTADAKWVYNNFLVGDIVDVKNTPRELPIWNGLGDWTVPFDRYGS is encoded by the coding sequence ATGATTCAGCGACGTAAAGTGATCATTGGCGCGGTCGGTATAGCTGCGGCTGCGACTGCTGCCGGGTGCTCGACGTCCGACAAGGGCAAGGCGGGCGGCGCTCCCACGGGGTGGGTCGAGCCGGCGGCGAACATCGAGGCGGCGGCGGCTCCCGTCAAGGTGAGTGTGACGCCGGCGAACGGTGACACGGGTGTGTTGCCGTTGAAGCCGATCGTGGTCGGGGTTGCGGACGGCAAGCTGCAGTCGGTCACCGTCACGGCGGGTAAGTCGAAGATCGACGGTTCGGTTCAGGACGACGGGACCTGGCGGTCGACCGAAAACCTCGCGTACGGCAAGAAGTACAAGGTGAGCGTCACGGCGACCGACAGTGCGGGCGCGGCGACCACTGAGGACAGCACCTTCACGACGTTGAAGCCGGAGAACATCGCCCGGGTGACTTTCCAGGCGAACGGCATGCTCGCGTTGAAGGAGGGGCGGACGTACGGTGCCGGGCAGCCGGTGATCGTGGCGTTCAGCCGCGCCGTGAACAAGAACGCGGCGGAGAAGGCCATCGAGATCACGACGTCGCCCGCGGTGAAGGGCAAGTTCTTCTGGAAGGACGACAAGACCGTCCACTGGCGGCCGGCGAAGTACTGGGCCGCCGGGACGACGGTCAAGGTCAAGGTCGACATGTTCGGCGTCAAGCTCGGCAAGACCACGTACGGGTCGAAGAACGTGTCGACGAGTTTCAAGGTCGGCCGGCAGCTGATCGCGGTCAGTGACAACCGGACGCACCTGACGAAGGTCTACATCAACGGCAAACTTGTCCGCACGATGAAGAGCAGCCTCGGCAAGGGCGGCGGCACGACCGGCGCGAACGGCGAGCGCATCAGTTACTGGACCGCGGGTGGCCCGCACGTCGTGCTGGGCAAGAAGCGTAAGCACACGATGAGCTCGGCCAGTTACGGCGTCACCGACCCCAAGGACCCGAACTACTACGTGTCGGAGAACATCGAGTTCTGCACGCGGATCAGCTATTCCGGTGAATATCTGCACGCCGCGCCGTGGAACGCGTCGCTGGGCCGGGCCAACCTGTCGCACGGCTGCATCAATCTGAGCACCGCCGACGCCAAGTGGGTCTACAACAACTTCCTGGTCGGCGACATCGTCGACGTCAAGAACACCCCCCGCGAGCTGCCCATCTGGAACGGTCTCGGCGACTGGACGGTCCCGTTCGACCGGTACGGCAGCTGA